The DNA region TTTGAACCGGTATTGACCGAAGGACGCGCGATCAAGCTGCATCCGCTCGTTTGTACCGCGTATAATGCCGACTTTGACGGTGACCAGATGGCGGTCCATGTACCGCTCTCCGCGGAAGCGCAGGCGGAAGCCCGTACGCTGATGCTTGCTGCACACAACATATTGGCACCGAAGGACGGCCGGCCAATCGTAACTCCGACACAGGACATGGTTCTCGGTACCTATTACCTGACCATGGAACGTCCGGGCGCGAAAGGCGAAGGTAAGATTATCAGCGGCATCAATGAAGCGCTGTTGGCTTATCAGCAAGAGGAATTGTCTCTGCAAGCCAAGATCAAAGTCCGGTTCCCGGAATATGGTCTGGTTAATACGACGCTTGGCCGCATGATTTTCAATGAAATTCTGCCGGAGGGCATTCGTTATTTCCACCAAAAGGATGGCGAATGGCATCTGGGCATCATGATGGACAAGAAGCAATTGGGCAAACTGGTTGCTGAAACCTATCGAATGTACGGAAATTCCAAAACCGCTCTGGTTCTGGACCAAGTGAAGAAGTTGGGTTATTCGTTTGCTTGCCGGGCCGGCGTTACTGTCGCTATCGCGGACATCATGGTTCCGCCTGCTAAGAAAGAGATTTTGGCAGAAACGGAAATCAAGGTAGAAACGATTGACAAGCAGTATCGTCGCGGTCTGATCACAGAAGACGAACGCTACAAGAAAACGATCGAGATGTGGACGAATGCGACCGATGACATCACCAAAGCGATGATGGCGAACCTCGATCCGTTCAATCCGATCTTCATGATGGCCAATTCCGGCGCGCGCGGTAACATTCAGCAGATTCGTCAGCTGGCTGGTATGCGTGGTCTGATGGCCGATCCATCCGGTCGAATCATCGACTTGCCGATCAAGGCAAACTTCCGTGAGGGCCTGACAGTACTTGAGTACTTTATCTCGACGCATGGCGCGCGGAAAGGTCTGGCCGACACCGCACTTCGTACGGCGGATTCCGGTTACCTGACCCGTCGTCTGGTCGATGTAGCGCAAGACGTCATCGTTCGTGAGGACGATTGCGACATCATCGGCATTAATCTGGTAAAAGAACGCGCCAAGATGGTTCGTTCTACGGTCGCAGGCATTGCCGCACAGAAGGATCGTTTGCTTGAGCAAGTGCTCGCCCAAGATGTCTTGGATCCGAAGACACTCAGCGTCCTGATTCCTTGTGCTACAGTGCTTGATGCAGATCATCTGCGTCTCTTGGGCGAACGCGGTGTTGCCGACATCGTCGTTCAAGGCATGGATGGCGAAGAACCCATTCTTCTGGCTACGCCGGAAGACGAAATTCGCGCCATTTTGCGTGACTCGATGGTTCGCGAAATGTTGGGACATAAAACAGTTTATCCGGTTAAAGACGGGGCAGGCGTCGAATTAATTCCGCCAGGCGTTGAAATGACCGAAAAACTGATTGATCTGGTTCTCGACAATGACGGTCGTGAAGTCAAAATCCGTAATAACAATATCAAAGGCATTGAAGTGGAAGCGATCATGGAAAGCGGCAGCGTCATCGAACATTTGCGCGACCGTATCGTCGGACGCTATTCTGCGGAAGATATTGTAAATCCTGAGACGGGCGAGATGATCGTCAAGATCAATGATATGATTTCCGAAGATTTGGCAGAAAAAGTCGTAGCCGTCAGAGACCGCGTTACGATTCGCTCCGTGCTCACCTGCCGTTCGCAATACGGCGTCTGCATCAAATGCTATGGTCGCAATTTGGCAACCAATCAGCAAGTCGATGTGGGTGAGGCTGTCGGCATTATTGCCGCGCAGTCGATCGGCGAGCCAGGAACGCAGCTCACCATGCGTACGTTCCATACCGGCGGTGTTGCCGGTGATGACATTACGCAAGGTCTGCCGCGTGTCGAGGAATTGTTTGAAGCGCGCAAGCCGAAACGCCCGTCAATTATTGCCGAGGTGGAAGGCGTCGTAACCGTTCATGATACAAAAGGCCAGCGTCGCGTCGTCGTGCTGCCGCCAGCTGGAGAAGAACGCGTCTACCCGATTCCTTACGGAGCGCGAATCATCGTCAAGGATAACCAGCAGGTTAAACCAGGCGATCGTTTGATCGAAGGCTCTGTGAACCCGCATGACATTCTGCGCGTTTGCGGTCTGAGAGATACGCATCGTTACCTGGTTTACGAAGTACAAAAAGTTTATAAGTCTCAAGGCGTTGAGATCAATGATAAGCACATCGAGGTCATGGTGCGGCAAATGCTGCACAAGGTTAAGGTGGAAGAGTCAGGCGACACTGAATTGCTGCCTGGCGAGTACATTGACATCAATACCTTCGAAGAGGAAAATGCGCGAGCGATTGAAGCTGGCGAGGAACCTGCAGTGGCACGTCCGATTTTGCTCGGCATCACGAAGGCATCCTTGGCTACCGACTCTTTCTTGTCGGCTGCTTCTTTCCAGGAAACGACAAGGGTTCTTACCGAAGCCGCCATCAAAGGCAAAGTGGATCCGTTGCTTGGCCTGAAAGAAAATGTCATCATTGGCAAGTTGGTGCCGGCTGGTACCGGCATGAGCCGCTATCGCAACATTCGCATCACTTTCCCGCAGTCAACTCCGGTTGGAGATGCAGAATAACACAAACAAAAAGGACACCTGGCTTTTGCCAGGTGTCCTTTTGCATAACGAAAAGATTAACACGAAGGGGGGGAGGAAAAAAGACAAGGGGGGAGGCTTAGAGAAAAATAGTAAAAATCTCTTCCAATCTTTCCCTCTATGTGTTGAAAAATTTTTCATTGTCCTTTTTTATACCACAAAGAGGCTAAAAGTGCTTAATTTCTAGTACTTTTAGGGTTGAAAAAGAGAAAAAGAAACACCCGGTAGCGTGGACAGAAAAAACTTTGATAAATCAAGAAAAAACAGGCATTTTAAAGCCGAAAAATTATTGACACTGTGAAATCGGAGTGTTAATATAGTGTAGTGCCTAAATATATGGACCTGATTGGTATGTTTGTAAGGGAGTGAACCGAATGACGCTCGAAGAATTAAAGAACGTCAAACGCGCTGTTGGCATTAAGCAGGTAACGAAGTCGTTAGAAAAAGATCGGGCTAGCCTGGTGTTTCTCGCGGCGGATGCGGATGAGCGTGTGGTGATGCCTTTGCGGGAAATGTGCCGGATGAAAGGGATCGTCGTGGAAGCGGCGGCCAGTATGAAGGAATTAGGCAAGGCTTGCCAGATAGAAGTAGGCGCGGCTGCGGTGGCGGTGCTTCGGCAAGAGTAAATCGTAGACGACTCGACCGCTTGTCGGAAGAGTTGTTATAAATCATTCAAGTGGATGTTTGGAAGGAGGTGTGCATATGCCGACAATTAGTCAGTTGGTACGCAAAAGTAGAGAAGTGATGGTTAAGAAATCGACTGCTCCGGCTCTGAAAGAATGCCCGCAAAAACGTGGGGTTTGCACCAGGGTTTACACCACGACCCCTAAGAAGCCGAACTCCGCGCTTCGTAAGGTTGCTCGTGTGCGGTTGACGAACGGTATCGAGGTCACTGCTTACATTCCTGGTATTGGTCACAATTTGCAGGAGCATTCCGTGGTTCTGATCCGCGGTGGTCGTGTAAAAGACTTACCGGGTGTTCGTTACCACATTGTTCGCGGCGCGTTGGATACCGCAGGTGTTCAAGGCCGGAACCAAAGTCGCTCCAAGTATGGTGCGAAGAGACCTAAGAAATAGGTTGAAGCTTAAGAATTTTTAGCAAAGGAGGGATACTATGCCTAGAAAAGGTGCTGTCCCCAAACGTGATGTATTGCCGGATCCGGTGTACAACTCCAAAATACTCACCCGTTTCATCAATAAGGTAATGCTGAGCGGCAAGAAGGGTGTTGCCGAAAGCATTGTATATGACGCTTTTGAAATCGTCCGGGCTAAGACCGGTAAGGATCCTTTGGAAGTGTTTGAGACTGCGTTGAAAAACGTAATGCCGGTATTGGAAGTGCGTGCCCGCCGTGTAGGTGGAGCGAACTATCAAGTTCCGGTTGAAGTACGGGCTGACCGTCGTTTGTCCCTTGGTATCCGCTGGCTGGTGAATTACACTCGTCTGCGCGGTGAAAAGACCATGCGTGAACGTCTGGCTGCTGAATTGATGGATGCTGCCAATAATACTGGTGCAGCCATTAAGAAAAAAGAAGATACCCACAAGATGGCAGAAGCTAATAAAGCTTTCGCTCATTACCGCTGGTAATATTGTTGGGTAGTATGCAACAGTAAGGAGTGATTAGAGTGGCTAGAAAATTCCCGCTCGCGAAAACGCGTAATATCGGCATCATGGCTCACATCGATGCAGGTAAAACGACGACTACTGAACGCATACTGTTTTATACCGGTCGCGTACACAAAATCGGTGAGGTGCACGAAGGCGCCGCTACCATGGACTGGATGGTGCAAGAGCAGGAGCGTGGTATTACCATCACCTCCGCTGCCACCACCGCTGAATGGGACGGACATCGTATTAACATCATTGACACGCCTGGACACGTGGACTTTACCGTTGAGGTAGAGCGCTCCTTGCGGGTGTTGGATGGCTCGGTAGCTGTGTTTTGCGCTAAAGGTGGCGTAGAACCGCAGTCAGAAACAGTTTGGCGTCAGGCTGATAAATATCATGTGCCGCGTATGGCGTATGTAAACAAGATGGATATTCTGGGTGCCGACTTCTATCGTGTTGTCGACATGATGAAAAGTCGCTTGGGTGCGAACGCTGTGCCGATCCAGTTGCCTATCGGCTTTGAAGATACCTTCAAAGGCATGGTCGACTTGGTGGAGATGACGGCGATTGTTTATACGGATGACTTGGGCAAGACGAGCGAAGCGGCTGCAATTCCGGAAGACATGGCTGAAGTGGTTGAGACCTATCGCCAAGGTCTGTTGGATGCGGTAGCTGAGAGTGATGACGAGCTCATGATGAAGTATCTGG from Azotosporobacter soli includes:
- the rpoC gene encoding DNA-directed RNA polymerase subunit beta'; this translates as MLDVNNFDSMRIGLASPEQIRKWSFGEVKKPETINYRTLKPERDGLFCEKIFGPTRDWECHCGKYKRIRYKGIVCDRCGVEVTRSKVRRDRMGHIELAAPVSHIWYFKGIPSRMGLILDISPRSLEKVLYFASYIVLDPGDTPLMKKQLLSENEYRDYRDKYGYSFKVGMGAESVQKLLAELDLEKMSRELRQELKEVSGQRRIRAIRRLEVVEAFRKSGNLPEWMIFNVVPVIPPELRPMVQLDGGRFATSDLNDLYRRVINRNNRLKRLLDLGAPDIIVRNEKRMLQEAVDALIDNGRRGRPVTGPGNRPLKSLSDMLKGKQGRFRQNLLGKRVDYSGRSVIVVGPELKLHQCGLPKEMALELFKPFVMKKLVNAGHAHNIKSAKRMVERVRPEVWDVLEEVIKEHPVMLNRAPTLHRLGIQAFEPVLTEGRAIKLHPLVCTAYNADFDGDQMAVHVPLSAEAQAEARTLMLAAHNILAPKDGRPIVTPTQDMVLGTYYLTMERPGAKGEGKIISGINEALLAYQQEELSLQAKIKVRFPEYGLVNTTLGRMIFNEILPEGIRYFHQKDGEWHLGIMMDKKQLGKLVAETYRMYGNSKTALVLDQVKKLGYSFACRAGVTVAIADIMVPPAKKEILAETEIKVETIDKQYRRGLITEDERYKKTIEMWTNATDDITKAMMANLDPFNPIFMMANSGARGNIQQIRQLAGMRGLMADPSGRIIDLPIKANFREGLTVLEYFISTHGARKGLADTALRTADSGYLTRRLVDVAQDVIVREDDCDIIGINLVKERAKMVRSTVAGIAAQKDRLLEQVLAQDVLDPKTLSVLIPCATVLDADHLRLLGERGVADIVVQGMDGEEPILLATPEDEIRAILRDSMVREMLGHKTVYPVKDGAGVELIPPGVEMTEKLIDLVLDNDGREVKIRNNNIKGIEVEAIMESGSVIEHLRDRIVGRYSAEDIVNPETGEMIVKINDMISEDLAEKVVAVRDRVTIRSVLTCRSQYGVCIKCYGRNLATNQQVDVGEAVGIIAAQSIGEPGTQLTMRTFHTGGVAGDDITQGLPRVEELFEARKPKRPSIIAEVEGVVTVHDTKGQRRVVVLPPAGEERVYPIPYGARIIVKDNQQVKPGDRLIEGSVNPHDILRVCGLRDTHRYLVYEVQKVYKSQGVEINDKHIEVMVRQMLHKVKVEESGDTELLPGEYIDINTFEEENARAIEAGEEPAVARPILLGITKASLATDSFLSAASFQETTRVLTEAAIKGKVDPLLGLKENVIIGKLVPAGTGMSRYRNIRITFPQSTPVGDAE
- the rpsL gene encoding 30S ribosomal protein S12, with protein sequence MPTISQLVRKSREVMVKKSTAPALKECPQKRGVCTRVYTTTPKKPNSALRKVARVRLTNGIEVTAYIPGIGHNLQEHSVVLIRGGRVKDLPGVRYHIVRGALDTAGVQGRNQSRSKYGAKRPKK
- the rpsG gene encoding 30S ribosomal protein S7: MPRKGAVPKRDVLPDPVYNSKILTRFINKVMLSGKKGVAESIVYDAFEIVRAKTGKDPLEVFETALKNVMPVLEVRARRVGGANYQVPVEVRADRRLSLGIRWLVNYTRLRGEKTMRERLAAELMDAANNTGAAIKKKEDTHKMAEANKAFAHYRW
- a CDS encoding L7Ae/L30e/S12e/Gadd45 family ribosomal protein produces the protein MTLEELKNVKRAVGIKQVTKSLEKDRASLVFLAADADERVVMPLREMCRMKGIVVEAAASMKELGKACQIEVGAAAVAVLRQE